The following are from one region of the Nicotiana tabacum cultivar K326 chromosome 3, ASM71507v2, whole genome shotgun sequence genome:
- the LOC107784291 gene encoding uncharacterized protein LOC107784291 isoform X2, producing the protein MNFTSKGIAWIEKVGAKLENLCSEVDARSQEQLDYVESQLQIAGANLKQFCSEFIQEIFPASLSDAKEDETSNLSSEENIKKQLLASELSNIIVEEDNKKELSHSNSSSIVFPADTAEGVHIDFSLQPQADMVMKMSVEDNSEKAFSSGGESVDHHVNKPGIGTVPELEFDGNCVLVDKDDLSSCSEFYGAHISHKKNMTKLEVKPGNQRNNDTAIYEDLSVESEQSNTESKPKYSPIQKLELSEEVFCDSDWEII; encoded by the exons ATGAACTTCACAAGTAAAGGCATAGCCTGGATCGAAAAGGTTGGGGCTAAGTTGGAAAATCTGTGTTCGGAAGTTGACGCCAGATCTCAG GAACAACTAGATTATGTCGAAAGCCAATTGCAGATAGCTGGTGCAAATCTGAAACAATTTTGTTCAGAGTTTATTCAAGAAATATTCCCTGCATCTTTGTCAGATGCCAAGGAAGACGAGACCAGTAATTTATCTTCAgaagaaaatataaagaaacagcTTCTAGCTTCTGAGCTGTCAAACATCATTGTGGAAGAAGATAATAAGAAGGAACTTTCCCATTCAAACTCGTCCTCCATCGTGTTCCCTGCGGATACTGCTGAAGGAGTGCATATTGATTTTTCACTTCAGCCACAAGCAGATATGGTGATGAAGATGTCTGTTGAGGATAATTCGGAAAAGGCATTCTCTTCTG GAGGAGAGTCTGTTGATCATCATGTAAATAAACCAGGCATCGGCACTGTCCCTGAACTGGAATTTGATGGAAACTGTGTTCTGGTGGATAAGGATGATTTGTCTTCGTGCTCAGAATTCTATGGAGCTCATATCTCTCACAAG AAAAACATGACAAAGCTAGAAGTAAAACCTGGAAATCAGAGAAACAACGACACAGCCATTTATGAGGATCTCAGTGTAGAATCAGAGCAATCAAATACAGAGAGTAAGCCAAAATATTCTCCAATTCAGAAGCTTGAATTGTCAGAAGAAGTCTTTTGCGACTCAGATTGGGAGATAATCTAG
- the LOC107784291 gene encoding uncharacterized protein LOC107784291 isoform X1 produces the protein MNFTSKGIAWIEKVGAKLENLCSEVDARSQEQLDYVESQLQIAGANLKQFCSEFIQEIFPASLSDAKEDETSNLSSEENIKKQLLASELSNIIVEEDNKKELSHSNSSSIVFPADTAEGVHIDFSLQPQADMVMKMSVEDNSEKAFSSGKSSGVVAFTERTLNMTSLPYEGDNGVEGHAKSSIIASVKCQESDPSMQVGKTIDFTYLKADMSNVPSLTCSPNSTESQDSAFPDFDEINSCAELPEISNGGESVDHHVNKPGIGTVPELEFDGNCVLVDKDDLSSCSEFYGAHISHKKNMTKLEVKPGNQRNNDTAIYEDLSVESEQSNTESKPKYSPIQKLELSEEVFCDSDWEII, from the exons ATGAACTTCACAAGTAAAGGCATAGCCTGGATCGAAAAGGTTGGGGCTAAGTTGGAAAATCTGTGTTCGGAAGTTGACGCCAGATCTCAG GAACAACTAGATTATGTCGAAAGCCAATTGCAGATAGCTGGTGCAAATCTGAAACAATTTTGTTCAGAGTTTATTCAAGAAATATTCCCTGCATCTTTGTCAGATGCCAAGGAAGACGAGACCAGTAATTTATCTTCAgaagaaaatataaagaaacagcTTCTAGCTTCTGAGCTGTCAAACATCATTGTGGAAGAAGATAATAAGAAGGAACTTTCCCATTCAAACTCGTCCTCCATCGTGTTCCCTGCGGATACTGCTGAAGGAGTGCATATTGATTTTTCACTTCAGCCACAAGCAGATATGGTGATGAAGATGTCTGTTGAGGATAATTCGGAAAAGGCATTCTCTTCTGGTAAAAGTTCAGGAGTAGTTGCTTTTACTGAGAGAACTTTAAACATGACATCACTACCTTATGAGGGTGATAACGGAGTTGAAGGTCATGCTAAATCTTCGATAATCGCATCAGTCAAATGCCAAGAATCTGACCCTTCTATGCAAGTGGGGAAAACCATAGATTTCACATATCTTAAAGCTGACATGTCGAATGTCCCATCTTTAACTTGTTCACCTAACTCTACTGAATCACAAGACTCTGCTTTTCCCgattttgatgaaataaattcttgtgcAGAACTTCCAGAAATATCAAATG GAGGAGAGTCTGTTGATCATCATGTAAATAAACCAGGCATCGGCACTGTCCCTGAACTGGAATTTGATGGAAACTGTGTTCTGGTGGATAAGGATGATTTGTCTTCGTGCTCAGAATTCTATGGAGCTCATATCTCTCACAAG AAAAACATGACAAAGCTAGAAGTAAAACCTGGAAATCAGAGAAACAACGACACAGCCATTTATGAGGATCTCAGTGTAGAATCAGAGCAATCAAATACAGAGAGTAAGCCAAAATATTCTCCAATTCAGAAGCTTGAATTGTCAGAAGAAGTCTTTTGCGACTCAGATTGGGAGATAATCTAG